One window of the Nothobranchius furzeri strain GRZ-AD chromosome 3, NfurGRZ-RIMD1, whole genome shotgun sequence genome contains the following:
- the idh3b gene encoding isocitrate dehydrogenase [NAD] subunit beta, mitochondrial isoform X2: protein MSGTMAATLTRNLVTLVKGLGGSRWPQLVSRPLSVSAGLCSSENPPPRADSTFKVTMVPGDGVGPELMMAVKDVFKAGDIPVEFDEFHLSEVQNMASDEKLEQVLTSMRNNKVAIKGKIHTPMEYKGELASFEMKLRRKLDLFANVVHVNSLPGYSTRHNNLDLVIIREQTEGEYSSLEHESVTGVIECLKIITREKSRRIAKFAFDYATKKGRNKVTAVHKANIMKLGDGLFLQSCAEVAQLYPKIKYENIIIDNCCMQLVQNPYQFDVLVMPNLYGNIIDNLAAGLVGGAGVVPGESYSAEYAVFETGARHPFAQAVGRNIANPTAMLLSAANMLRHLNLEYHSQMVSDAVKRVVKQGKVRTGDLGGYATSDEFTQAVIANLAV, encoded by the exons ATGTCTGGGACGATGGCGGCCACCTTGACAAGAAACTTGGTAACATTGGTGAAG GGCCTGGGAGGTTCCCGATGGCCGCAGCTGGTGTCTCGACCCCTGAGTGTGTCTGCAGGTCTCTGTAGCTCAGAGAACCCGCCACCTCGTGCAGATAGTACCTTCAAAGTCACAATGGTTCCAGGGGATGGAGTGGGACCTGAGCTGATGATGGCTGTCAAGGATGTTTTTAAG GCAGGTGATATCCCTGTTGAGTTTGACGAGTTCCATTTGAGTGAAGTGCAAAACATGGCCAGCGATGAGAAACTGGAGCAAGTGTTGACTTCAATGAGGAACAACAAAGTAGCTATCAAAG GGAAGATTCACACACCCATGGAGTACAAAGGGGAGCTGGCTTCATTTGAAATGAAACTAAG ACGCAAACTGGACCTGTTTGCTAATGTGGTTCACGTGAACAGCTTGCCCGGCTACAGCACTCGCCACAACAACCTGGACCTCGTCATCATCCGCGAGCAAACGGAGGGGGAGTACAGCTCCCTGGAGCATGAG AGTGTGACAGGTGTGATTGAATGCTTGAAGATTATCACCAGAGAGAAGTCACGACGCATCGCCAAGTTTGCCTTCGACTACGCCACCAAGAAGGGCCGAAACAAGGTCACAGCTGTTCACAAAGCAAATATCAT GAAGTTAGGAGATGGCCTGTTTCTGCAGAGTTGTGCCGAGGTGGCTCAGCTGTATCCCAAAATCAAATACGAGAACATCATAATTGATAACTGCTGTATGCAG CTGGTCCAAAATCCCTACCAGTTTGACGTACTGGTGATGCCCAACCTGTACGGAAACATCATCGATAATTTAGCAGCAGGACTCGTCGGAGGAGCGGGAGTTGTTCCAGGAGAAAGTTACAGCGCTGAATATGCTGTTTTTGAGACT GGAGCACGGCACCCTTTTGCCCAAGCTGTAGGAAGGAACATCGCCAATCCTACAGCTATGCTGCTCAGTGCTGCTAATATGCTTCGACACCTCAA TCTGGAGTACCACTCCCAAATGGTTTCAGATGCTGTCAAGAGGGTCGTCAAACAGGGAAAG GTGCGCACTGGAGACCTGGGAGGCTATGCAACAAGTGATGAATTCACGCAGGCTGTCATTGCGAACCTGGCTGTCTAA
- the idh3b gene encoding isocitrate dehydrogenase [NAD] subunit beta, mitochondrial isoform X1 yields MSGTMAATLTRNLVTLVKGLGGSRWPQLVSRPLSVSAGLCSSENPPPRADSTFKVTMVPGDGVGPELMMAVKDVFKAGDIPVEFDEFHLSEVQNMASDEKLEQVLTSMRNNKVAIKGKIHTPMEYKGELASFEMKLRRKLDLFANVVHVNSLPGYSTRHNNLDLVIIREQTEGEYSSLEHESVTGVIECLKIITREKSRRIAKFAFDYATKKGRNKVTAVHKANIMKLGDGLFLQSCAEVAQLYPKIKYENIIIDNCCMQLVQNPYQFDVLVMPNLYGNIIDNLAAGLVGGAGVVPGESYSAEYAVFETGARHPFAQAVGRNIANPTAMLLSAANMLRHLNLEYHSQMVSDAVKRVVKQGKVRTRDLGGYSTTGDLVNAVVDNLRHKPVH; encoded by the exons ATGTCTGGGACGATGGCGGCCACCTTGACAAGAAACTTGGTAACATTGGTGAAG GGCCTGGGAGGTTCCCGATGGCCGCAGCTGGTGTCTCGACCCCTGAGTGTGTCTGCAGGTCTCTGTAGCTCAGAGAACCCGCCACCTCGTGCAGATAGTACCTTCAAAGTCACAATGGTTCCAGGGGATGGAGTGGGACCTGAGCTGATGATGGCTGTCAAGGATGTTTTTAAG GCAGGTGATATCCCTGTTGAGTTTGACGAGTTCCATTTGAGTGAAGTGCAAAACATGGCCAGCGATGAGAAACTGGAGCAAGTGTTGACTTCAATGAGGAACAACAAAGTAGCTATCAAAG GGAAGATTCACACACCCATGGAGTACAAAGGGGAGCTGGCTTCATTTGAAATGAAACTAAG ACGCAAACTGGACCTGTTTGCTAATGTGGTTCACGTGAACAGCTTGCCCGGCTACAGCACTCGCCACAACAACCTGGACCTCGTCATCATCCGCGAGCAAACGGAGGGGGAGTACAGCTCCCTGGAGCATGAG AGTGTGACAGGTGTGATTGAATGCTTGAAGATTATCACCAGAGAGAAGTCACGACGCATCGCCAAGTTTGCCTTCGACTACGCCACCAAGAAGGGCCGAAACAAGGTCACAGCTGTTCACAAAGCAAATATCAT GAAGTTAGGAGATGGCCTGTTTCTGCAGAGTTGTGCCGAGGTGGCTCAGCTGTATCCCAAAATCAAATACGAGAACATCATAATTGATAACTGCTGTATGCAG CTGGTCCAAAATCCCTACCAGTTTGACGTACTGGTGATGCCCAACCTGTACGGAAACATCATCGATAATTTAGCAGCAGGACTCGTCGGAGGAGCGGGAGTTGTTCCAGGAGAAAGTTACAGCGCTGAATATGCTGTTTTTGAGACT GGAGCACGGCACCCTTTTGCCCAAGCTGTAGGAAGGAACATCGCCAATCCTACAGCTATGCTGCTCAGTGCTGCTAATATGCTTCGACACCTCAA TCTGGAGTACCACTCCCAAATGGTTTCAGATGCTGTCAAGAGGGTCGTCAAACAGGGAAAG GTGCGGACACGAGACCTTGGCGGTTACTCTACCACTGGTGACTTAGTGAATGCGGTTGTGGACAACCTGCGTCACAAACCTGTTCATTAG